The proteins below come from a single Streptomyces sp. SCSIO 75703 genomic window:
- the ileS gene encoding isoleucine--tRNA ligase — translation MNTQPQYRQVPAQVDLPALEHAVLDFWREQKIFAKSLERSEGRPEWVFYEGPPTANGMPGAHHIEARVFKDVFPRFRTMRGYHVARKAGWDCHGLPVELAVEKELGFSGKKDIEAYGIAAFNDKCRESVLRHTDAFSELTTRMGYWVDMDDAYVTMEPEYIESVWWSLKEIFGKGLLVQDHRVAPWCPRCGTGLSDHELAQGYETVVDPSVFVRFPLTSGPLAGEAALLVWTTTPWTLVSNTAVAAHPEVTYVVATDGTEKLVVAEQLVAGALGEGWETTGETFTGAEMERWTYRRPFELVDFPEPAHYVVNAEYVTTGDGTGLVHQSPAFGEDDLAVCRAYGLPVVNPVRPDGTFEEDLPLVGGVFFKKADERLTEDLRERGLLFRHVPYEHSYPHCWRCHTALLYYAQPSWYIRTTAIKDRLLAENEKTNWFPDSVKHGRYGDWLDNNIDWALSRNRYWGTPLPIWRCEQDHLTVVGSRAELTGLTGTDQSALDPHRPYIDEVTFPCPQDGCGTTATRVPEVIDAWYDSGSMPFAQWGYPYKNKELFESRYPAQFISEAIDQTRGWFYTLMAVGTLVFDRSSYENVVCLGHILAEDGRKMSKHLGNILQPIPLMDQHGADAVRWFMAAGGSPWAARRVGHGTIQEVVRKTLLTYWNTVAFQALYARTTGWAPSEADPAPADRPVLDRWLLSELHRLTDQVTEALENYDTQRAGKLLSAFVDDLSNWYVRRSRRRFWQGDKAALRTLHEVVETVTQLMAPLTPFITERVWQDLVVPVTPGAPESVHLSSWPRADLTAVDPELSRQMALVRRLVELGRATRAESGVKTRQPLGRALVAVSGFETLSPELHTQITEELNVESLASLGEVGGSLVDTTAKANFRALGKRFGKRVQDVAKAIAAADAAALSLALREGTASVDVDGETVTLSPDEVIVTETPREGWSVASDSGATVALDLEITEKLRQAGLARDAIRLIQEARKNSGLDVADRIALRWTATDPATVAALSEHAGLIADEVLATDFAQGEADDTFGDAFTDEGLSLVFRLRKA, via the coding sequence TTGAACACGCAGCCGCAGTACCGACAGGTACCCGCCCAGGTCGACCTGCCCGCGCTCGAACACGCGGTGCTCGACTTCTGGCGCGAGCAGAAGATCTTCGCGAAGAGCCTGGAGCGGTCCGAGGGCCGCCCCGAGTGGGTGTTCTACGAGGGTCCGCCCACCGCCAACGGCATGCCGGGCGCCCACCACATCGAGGCGCGCGTCTTCAAGGACGTCTTCCCCCGCTTCCGCACCATGCGCGGCTACCACGTGGCCCGCAAGGCCGGCTGGGACTGCCACGGCCTCCCGGTCGAGCTGGCCGTGGAGAAGGAGCTGGGCTTCTCCGGCAAGAAGGACATCGAGGCGTACGGCATCGCCGCCTTCAACGACAAGTGCCGCGAGTCCGTGCTCCGGCACACCGACGCCTTCTCCGAGCTGACGACCCGGATGGGCTACTGGGTCGACATGGACGACGCGTACGTCACCATGGAGCCCGAGTACATCGAGTCCGTCTGGTGGTCGCTGAAGGAGATCTTCGGCAAGGGCCTGCTGGTCCAGGACCACCGGGTCGCCCCCTGGTGCCCGCGCTGCGGCACCGGCCTGTCCGACCACGAGCTGGCCCAGGGCTACGAGACGGTCGTCGACCCCTCCGTCTTCGTCCGCTTCCCGCTCACCTCCGGCCCGCTGGCCGGCGAGGCCGCGCTCCTGGTGTGGACGACCACGCCGTGGACCCTGGTCTCCAACACCGCCGTCGCGGCCCACCCCGAGGTCACCTACGTCGTCGCCACCGACGGCACCGAGAAGCTCGTCGTCGCCGAACAGCTCGTCGCCGGCGCCCTCGGCGAGGGCTGGGAGACCACCGGTGAGACCTTCACCGGAGCCGAGATGGAGCGCTGGACCTACCGCCGCCCCTTCGAGCTGGTCGACTTCCCCGAGCCGGCCCACTACGTGGTGAACGCCGAGTACGTCACCACCGGCGACGGCACCGGCCTCGTCCACCAGTCCCCCGCCTTCGGTGAGGACGACCTCGCCGTCTGCCGCGCCTACGGCCTGCCCGTCGTCAACCCGGTCCGCCCCGACGGCACCTTCGAGGAGGACCTCCCGCTGGTCGGCGGCGTCTTCTTCAAGAAGGCCGACGAACGGCTCACCGAGGACCTGCGCGAGCGCGGCCTGCTCTTCCGCCACGTCCCCTACGAGCACAGCTATCCGCACTGCTGGCGCTGCCACACCGCGCTGCTGTACTACGCCCAGCCCTCCTGGTACATCCGCACCACCGCGATCAAGGACCGGCTGCTGGCGGAGAACGAGAAGACCAACTGGTTCCCGGACTCCGTCAAGCACGGCCGCTACGGCGACTGGCTGGACAACAACATCGACTGGGCCCTGTCCCGCAACCGCTACTGGGGCACCCCGCTGCCGATCTGGCGCTGCGAGCAGGACCACCTCACCGTCGTCGGCTCCCGCGCCGAGCTGACCGGGCTGACCGGCACCGACCAGTCCGCGCTCGACCCGCACCGCCCCTACATCGACGAGGTCACCTTCCCCTGCCCGCAGGACGGGTGCGGGACGACGGCGACCCGCGTCCCGGAGGTCATCGACGCCTGGTACGACTCGGGCTCGATGCCGTTCGCGCAGTGGGGCTACCCGTACAAGAACAAGGAACTGTTCGAGTCCCGGTACCCGGCCCAGTTCATCAGCGAGGCCATCGACCAGACCCGCGGCTGGTTCTACACGCTGATGGCCGTCGGCACCCTGGTCTTCGACAGGTCGTCCTACGAGAACGTGGTCTGCCTCGGCCACATCCTCGCCGAGGACGGCCGCAAGATGTCCAAGCACCTCGGCAACATCCTCCAGCCCATCCCGCTCATGGACCAGCACGGCGCCGACGCCGTCCGCTGGTTCATGGCGGCCGGCGGCTCCCCCTGGGCGGCCCGCCGGGTCGGCCACGGCACCATCCAGGAGGTCGTCCGCAAGACGCTCCTCACCTACTGGAACACCGTCGCCTTCCAGGCCCTGTACGCCCGCACCACCGGCTGGGCGCCGAGCGAGGCCGACCCGGCCCCGGCCGACCGACCGGTGCTGGACCGCTGGCTCCTGTCCGAACTGCACCGCCTCACCGACCAGGTGACCGAGGCGCTGGAGAACTACGACACCCAGCGCGCCGGCAAGCTGCTCTCCGCGTTCGTCGACGACCTGTCCAACTGGTACGTCCGCCGCTCGCGCCGCCGCTTCTGGCAGGGCGACAAGGCGGCCCTGCGCACCCTGCACGAGGTCGTCGAGACCGTCACCCAGCTCATGGCGCCGCTCACCCCGTTCATCACCGAGCGGGTCTGGCAGGACCTGGTCGTCCCGGTCACCCCGGGCGCCCCGGAGTCGGTCCACCTGTCCTCCTGGCCCCGGGCCGACCTCACCGCCGTCGACCCGGAACTGTCCCGGCAGATGGCGTTGGTGCGGCGCCTGGTCGAACTGGGCCGGGCCACCCGTGCCGAGTCCGGCGTCAAGACCCGGCAGCCGCTCGGCCGTGCCCTGGTCGCCGTGTCGGGCTTCGAGACCCTCTCCCCCGAACTGCACACGCAGATCACCGAGGAGCTGAACGTCGAGTCGCTCGCCTCCCTCGGCGAGGTCGGCGGCTCCCTGGTCGACACGACCGCGAAGGCCAACTTCCGGGCGCTGGGCAAGCGGTTCGGCAAGCGCGTCCAGGACGTGGCGAAGGCCATCGCCGCCGCGGACGCCGCCGCGCTCTCCCTCGCCCTGCGCGAGGGCACGGCCTCGGTCGACGTCGACGGGGAGACCGTCACCCTCTCCCCCGACGAGGTGATCGTCACCGAGACGCCGCGCGAGGGCTGGTCGGTCGCCTCCGACTCGGGCGCCACGGTCGCCCTGGACCTGGAGATCACCG
- a CDS encoding TraR/DksA family transcriptional regulator, translating to MVAKKTAAKQSAVRETAAGKGAAGEPGAPAPGAERDPAAAGPAQEPPAAGKPPARKAAKSPPAKKTAAKKAPAKKTAAKKAADAGKSTAKKSTAKKKSTAKKAGAARAAEQTGATTVVAKKTPGTATTATSELPTARGAADPGDLPVRPGEDPWTREEAEEARIGLQSEADRLRTEISSSERSLQGLMRDSGDGAGDDEADTGTKNITREHELALAANAREMLVQTERALDRLDTGTYGLCENCGQPIGKARMQAFPRATLCVECKQKQERRP from the coding sequence ATGGTGGCGAAGAAGACCGCCGCGAAGCAGTCCGCGGTGCGGGAGACGGCGGCGGGGAAGGGCGCCGCCGGGGAGCCCGGCGCACCGGCGCCCGGAGCGGAGCGGGACCCGGCCGCCGCAGGCCCGGCCCAGGAACCGCCCGCCGCCGGGAAGCCGCCGGCGAGGAAGGCGGCGAAGAGCCCCCCGGCGAAGAAGACCGCGGCGAAGAAGGCTCCGGCGAAGAAGACCGCGGCGAAGAAGGCCGCGGACGCGGGGAAGAGTACGGCGAAGAAGAGCACGGCCAAGAAGAAGAGCACGGCCAAGAAGGCGGGCGCGGCGCGGGCCGCGGAGCAGACGGGAGCCACGACAGTGGTTGCGAAGAAGACCCCCGGCACGGCCACGACGGCCACGTCCGAGCTGCCCACGGCGCGCGGCGCCGCCGACCCCGGCGACCTCCCCGTACGTCCCGGCGAGGACCCCTGGACGCGGGAGGAGGCCGAGGAGGCGCGCATCGGCCTCCAGAGCGAGGCCGACCGGCTCCGTACCGAGATCTCCTCCTCCGAACGCTCGCTGCAGGGGCTGATGCGCGACTCCGGCGACGGGGCGGGCGACGACGAGGCCGACACCGGCACCAAGAACATCACCCGCGAGCACGAGCTGGCCCTCGCCGCCAACGCGCGCGAGATGCTCGTCCAGACCGAGCGCGCCCTCGACCGCCTCGACACGGGCACCTACGGCCTCTGCGAGAACTGCGGCCAACCCATCGGAAAGGCCAGGATGCAGGCGTTCCCCCGGGCCACGCTGTGCGTCGAGTGCAAGCAGAAACAGGAACGCCGTCCCTGA
- the lspA gene encoding signal peptidase II, with translation MAEAERIIGTPDTPQAAGDGQERAGAGQAEAPERPRGKRRVAVLFVVAAIAYALDLASKMIVVAKLEHHEPIEIVGDWLRLAAIRNAGAAFGFGEAFTVIFTVIAAAVIVVIARLARKLYSLPWAIALGMLLGGALGNLTDRIFRSPGVFEGAVVDFIAPKHFAVFNLADSAIVCGGILIVLLSFRGLDPDGTVHRD, from the coding sequence GTGGCAGAGGCGGAGCGCATCATCGGTACGCCGGACACCCCGCAGGCGGCGGGGGACGGGCAGGAGCGGGCCGGCGCCGGGCAGGCCGAGGCCCCGGAGCGCCCCCGGGGCAAGCGACGGGTGGCGGTGCTCTTCGTGGTCGCCGCCATCGCCTACGCGCTCGACCTGGCGAGCAAGATGATCGTGGTGGCCAAGCTGGAGCACCACGAGCCCATCGAGATCGTCGGGGACTGGCTGCGGCTCGCGGCCATCCGCAACGCGGGCGCGGCCTTCGGCTTCGGCGAGGCGTTCACCGTGATCTTCACGGTGATCGCGGCGGCCGTGATCGTGGTGATCGCCCGGCTGGCCCGCAAGCTCTACAGCCTGCCGTGGGCGATCGCGCTCGGCATGCTGCTCGGCGGCGCCCTGGGCAACCTCACCGACCGGATCTTCCGTTCGCCGGGCGTCTTCGAGGGCGCGGTCGTCGACTTCATCGCACCCAAGCACTTCGCCGTCTTCAACCTCGCCGACTCGGCGATCGTCTGCGGCGGCATCCTGATCGTGCTGCTCTCCTTCCGCGGCCTCGACCCGGACGGCACCGTCCACCGGGACTGA
- a CDS encoding RluA family pseudouridine synthase — MSTLPEIRTLPVPDGLEGERVDAAISRMFGFSRTKAAELAATGKVQVDGSVVGKSERVRGGAWLEVEMPAAPAPVRIVAEPVEGMEIVHDDEDVVVVVKPVGVAAHPSPGWTGPTVIGGLAAAGFRVSTSGAAERQGIVHRLDVGTSGLMAVAKSERAYTSLKRQFKERTVDKGYHTLVQGHPDPTSGTIDAPIGRHPQHDYKWAVTADGKPSVTHYDLIEAFRAASLLDVALETGRTHQIRVHMAAHRHPCVGDLTYGADPTLAKRLRLTRQWLHAVRLGFDHPGTGERVEFTSDYPDDLGRALDQVREETYG, encoded by the coding sequence GTGAGCACGCTTCCCGAGATCCGTACCCTGCCCGTACCCGACGGCCTGGAGGGCGAGCGCGTCGACGCCGCCATCTCCCGCATGTTCGGCTTCTCCCGCACCAAGGCCGCCGAACTGGCCGCGACGGGCAAGGTGCAGGTCGACGGATCGGTGGTCGGCAAGTCCGAGCGGGTCCGCGGCGGCGCCTGGCTGGAGGTCGAGATGCCGGCGGCGCCCGCGCCCGTGCGGATCGTCGCCGAACCGGTCGAGGGCATGGAGATCGTCCACGACGACGAGGACGTGGTCGTCGTCGTCAAGCCGGTCGGCGTCGCCGCCCACCCCTCGCCCGGCTGGACCGGCCCCACCGTCATCGGCGGGCTCGCCGCGGCCGGCTTCCGGGTCTCCACCTCCGGCGCCGCCGAGCGCCAGGGCATCGTGCACCGCCTCGACGTGGGCACCTCGGGACTGATGGCGGTCGCCAAGTCGGAACGGGCGTACACCTCCCTCAAGCGCCAGTTCAAGGAGCGGACGGTCGACAAGGGCTACCACACGCTCGTGCAGGGCCACCCCGACCCGACCAGCGGCACCATCGACGCCCCCATCGGCCGGCACCCGCAGCACGACTACAAGTGGGCGGTCACCGCCGACGGCAAGCCCTCCGTGACCCACTACGACCTCATCGAGGCGTTCCGCGCCGCCTCCCTGCTCGACGTCGCGCTGGAGACCGGCCGCACCCACCAGATCCGGGTCCACATGGCCGCCCACCGCCACCCCTGCGTCGGCGACCTCACCTACGGCGCCGACCCCACCCTCGCCAAGCGCCTGCGGCTGACCCGGCAGTGGCTGCACGCGGTGCGGCTCGGCTTCGACCACCCCGGCACCGGCGAACGGGTCGAGTTCACCAGCGACTACCCCGACGACCTCGGCCGGGCCCTCGACCAGGTCCGCGAGGAGACCTACGGCTGA
- a CDS encoding Na+/H+ antiporter: MDQLALLFVLLLGSLLSVPLGDRLRLPAPVLMTVLGIALALLDFVPDVDIPPELILPTLLPPLLYAAVRRTSWRQFAANRRPIFLLAVALVFVTMACVATVAHAIVPGLPVAAAFALGALVAPPDPVAATAVAGKLGLPRRLVSILEGEGLFNDVTAIVLYHVAIAAAVGGSFSPWRAGLDLVLSAVVAVAVGLALGWGAYKLIDLLEDATLQIGLTLLVPYASYVVAEELHGSGVLAVLTTAMFLAEYAVGADDVMTRLTGHTVWGVVDTLVTGVAFGLIGLELSHAIRTASGRWGELLGWAAAVVGVVVLVRLVWLLPATWLTRWLHAKHDQDEDIPMTWRESVVMWWAGMRGVASVALALAIPLRTDDGSPFPHRDEVVFIAFGVIIATLLVQGTTLPWLVGRLGVRADTEREQEYEKQLAVRAARAARQRLREIEAVEDLPEDLAEQMLRRAFDIGYRISPDLGDEERHEAQRQRTRRLRRIRRIQGEMLSAARHEVLAARSEPGADPEIVDRVLRHLDVRSLR; the protein is encoded by the coding sequence GTGGATCAGTTGGCCCTGCTGTTCGTGCTCCTGCTCGGGTCCCTGCTGAGCGTCCCCCTCGGCGACCGGCTCCGGCTGCCCGCCCCGGTGCTGATGACCGTCCTCGGGATCGCCCTGGCGCTGCTCGACTTCGTGCCGGACGTGGACATCCCGCCCGAGCTGATCCTGCCCACGCTGCTGCCGCCGCTGCTCTACGCGGCCGTGCGGCGCACCTCCTGGCGCCAGTTCGCGGCCAACCGGCGGCCCATCTTCCTGCTCGCGGTGGCCCTGGTCTTCGTCACCATGGCCTGCGTGGCGACCGTGGCCCACGCGATCGTGCCCGGACTGCCGGTCGCCGCCGCCTTCGCGCTCGGCGCGCTGGTCGCCCCGCCCGACCCGGTCGCCGCGACCGCCGTGGCCGGAAAGCTCGGGCTGCCGCGTCGCCTGGTCTCCATCCTGGAGGGCGAGGGCCTCTTCAACGACGTGACGGCCATCGTCCTTTACCACGTGGCCATCGCCGCCGCCGTCGGCGGCTCCTTCTCCCCGTGGCGGGCCGGTCTCGACCTGGTGCTCTCCGCCGTCGTCGCCGTCGCCGTGGGCCTCGCGCTCGGCTGGGGCGCGTACAAGCTGATCGACCTGCTGGAGGACGCCACCCTCCAGATCGGGCTGACGCTGCTGGTGCCGTACGCCTCCTACGTCGTCGCCGAGGAACTGCACGGCTCCGGGGTGCTCGCGGTGCTGACCACCGCCATGTTCCTCGCCGAGTACGCGGTCGGCGCCGACGACGTGATGACCCGGCTCACCGGGCATACCGTCTGGGGCGTCGTCGACACCCTCGTCACCGGCGTCGCGTTCGGGCTGATCGGGCTGGAACTGTCCCACGCCATCCGCACCGCCTCCGGGCGCTGGGGCGAACTGCTCGGCTGGGCGGCGGCGGTGGTCGGCGTGGTCGTCCTGGTCCGGCTGGTCTGGCTGCTGCCCGCCACCTGGCTGACCCGGTGGCTGCACGCCAAGCACGACCAGGACGAGGACATCCCGATGACCTGGCGGGAGTCCGTCGTCATGTGGTGGGCCGGGATGCGGGGCGTCGCCTCGGTCGCCCTCGCGCTCGCCATCCCGCTGCGGACGGACGACGGCTCGCCCTTCCCGCACCGCGACGAGGTCGTCTTCATCGCCTTCGGGGTCATCATCGCGACCCTGCTGGTGCAGGGGACGACCCTGCCCTGGCTGGTGGGCCGGCTCGGGGTGCGCGCGGACACCGAGCGGGAGCAGGAGTACGAGAAGCAGCTCGCCGTGCGTGCCGCGCGGGCGGCGCGGCAGCGGCTGCGGGAGATCGAGGCGGTCGAGGACCTGCCGGAGGACCTGGCCGAGCAGATGCTGCGGCGGGCCTTCGACATCGGCTACCGGATCAGCCCGGACCTCGGGGACGAGGAGCGCCACGAGGCCCAGCGGCAGCGCACCCGGCGGCTGCGCCGCATCCGCCGCATCCAGGGCGAGATGCTGAGCGCCGCCCGCCACGAGGTGCTGGCCGCGCGCAGCGAACCGGGGGCCGATCCGGAGATCGTGGACCGGGTGCTGCGCCACCTGGACGTGCGCAGCCTGCGCTGA
- a CDS encoding mechanosensitive ion channel domain-containing protein has product MENVLRPLIVVGGCVLLTLAIGWATDLLLRKADARHHETPLWGLLRRASVPYQLVLCAALLRGSYDEARLLEGHRVGIGRALTLVLIGSVAWLVVRIAAAVVETSYSRYAHARARTDPARVRRVRTQVSLIMRVVTAVVGVVAAASMLLTFPAMRAAGASLLASAGVLGIVAGIAAQSTLGNLFAGLQIAFGDMVRLGDTVVVNGEWGTVEEITLTFLTVRTWDERRITMPVSYFTANPFENWSRGTPQMSGTVYWYLDHSAPLDAMRERLRDILRDCPAWDGRTYNLTVTDTTPSTMQVRALVTAKDADDIWTVRVEVRERMIRWLADEHPYALPRVTTATAPPVPGRDGAVPHARPGRTGETRRRAEHPAEHR; this is encoded by the coding sequence ATGGAGAACGTACTCCGCCCGCTGATCGTGGTCGGCGGCTGTGTCCTGCTCACCCTGGCCATCGGCTGGGCCACCGACCTGCTGCTGCGCAAGGCCGACGCCCGGCATCACGAGACCCCCCTGTGGGGCCTCCTGCGCCGGGCCAGTGTCCCCTACCAGCTCGTCCTGTGCGCGGCGCTGCTCAGAGGCTCCTACGACGAGGCCCGGCTGCTGGAGGGGCACCGGGTCGGCATCGGCCGCGCGCTGACCCTGGTGCTGATCGGCTCGGTCGCCTGGCTGGTCGTCCGCATCGCGGCGGCGGTCGTCGAGACCTCCTACTCGCGCTACGCCCACGCCCGCGCCCGGACCGATCCGGCGCGGGTCCGGCGGGTGCGCACCCAGGTGTCGCTGATCATGCGGGTCGTGACGGCCGTCGTCGGCGTGGTCGCGGCGGCCTCGATGCTGCTGACCTTCCCGGCGATGCGCGCCGCGGGCGCCTCGCTGCTGGCCTCGGCCGGTGTCCTCGGCATCGTCGCCGGCATCGCGGCCCAGTCCACGCTGGGCAACCTCTTCGCGGGCCTCCAGATCGCCTTCGGCGACATGGTGCGCCTGGGCGACACGGTCGTGGTGAACGGCGAGTGGGGCACGGTCGAGGAGATCACGCTGACCTTCCTGACGGTGCGCACCTGGGACGAGCGCCGGATCACCATGCCGGTGTCGTACTTCACGGCGAACCCGTTCGAGAACTGGTCGCGGGGGACGCCGCAGATGTCCGGGACGGTCTACTGGTACCTGGACCACTCGGCCCCGCTGGACGCGATGCGCGAGCGGCTGCGGGACATCCTGCGCGACTGCCCCGCCTGGGACGGCCGGACCTACAACCTCACCGTCACCGACACCACCCCCAGCACCATGCAGGTGCGGGCGCTGGTGACCGCGAAGGACGCGGACGACATCTGGACGGTCCGCGTCGAGGTGCGCGAGCGGATGATCCGGTGGCTGGCCGACGAGCACCCGTACGCGCTGCCCCGCGTCACGACCGCGACGGCCCCGCCGGTGCCCGGCCGCGACGGGGCGGTGCCGCACGCCCGCCCGGGACGGACCGGGGAGACCCGCCGCCGCGCGGAGCACCCGGCCGAGCACCGCTGA